GCAGCCAGTCAGGAGGCAGTCTATTAATACAGCctgtttgttttgcttcaaTAGAATGTCAACAGGGGACAAAGCCTTAAGACCAGAGACCACAATTACCTCTGAATTATCTGTCAATCTGTCACCATCACATGACAGGAGTTGACTTTAGTGTTAATCTTTTGTTGATAGTACAGATGACGTTCAGTACTTGTAGATGCTTTACATCAACAGCCGTGGAGCCATCAGTTAGATCCTATTGCACCAATCAAATGTATTAAAAGTAGTTTTTGTTGTGTCTTTTAGTGCAGTTTGAGACAGAGGGGCATCAAGCCAGCTTCAGTATCAAGATTCGTCACGGTGTAACACCCAAACTGTACAACACAGGATCCAACGGAGGTGAAACACTATTATCAAACCACTGAActttatatttatgaaatatCATCATTtgttagagagaaaaaaagcaaactTTCCTCTAATGGATGTTCGATCTTCCTTCTCTGCAGAGTACAACGTCAGTGCCCTCGTTACCATAGCTACGAAGACTTTCCTGCGTTATGATAAGCTCCAAGATCTTATCGACAGCGTGAGGAGATACTATCCCACCATCACCATAGTGATCGCTGATGACAGCGAAAACCCCAAGACCATTTCTGGGCCTTACATCGAACATTACATCATGCCTTTTGGAAAGGTAGGGGAAGTGAGAGACACACACTAACGTCTTTTAATTTGACATCTTTGGTATTCAAGCTCTGCGTCGTGTGTCACAGGGTTGGTTTGCTGGACGAAACCTGGCCGTCTCTCAGGTGACCACGAAGTACGTGCTGTGGGTGGACGACGACTTCGTCTTCACAGCCAGCACCAAGCTGGAGAAGCTGGTGGATGTTTTAGAGAGAACCACTCTGGATCTGGTGAGGGAGAAACCATTTGTTTTAAATGACAGCGAGGTGTTTTCGCTGTCGGTgacgtcactgtgtgtgtgtgtccaggtggGGGGTGCAGTGCGGGAGGCCACAGGTTACACCGCCACCTACAGACAGACCATCTCCATTGAGTCAGGGGAGGAGGACGGCGACTGTTTACACATGAGGAGAGGATTTCATCACGTCATCCAAGGCTTCCCCAACTGTGTTGTGACTGACGGGGTCATCAACTTCTTCCTGGCTCGCACCGACAAAGTCCAGCAGGTCGGCTTTGACCCGCGCCTCGCCAGGGTCGCTCACCTTGGTGAGTATAGcgtaataattattttcatatcAGACATACAGTTAAGAgcaccaatttaaaaaaatcaccaaatttatttaaaaaaaaaaaagaatataaattTCAGATAGAGCTCGAGCAGCAGGGTACGAAAAACATATTAATGTGTTGAGTGTAAGACTGAAGTTAAAGAAAGAAGCAGTAGCTGTGTATGTAAATGGATGTATGGATGTTAGTCAAACTCCACAGGTCTGGAAAGCTACTGCAGATTAAAGTTACAGTAACAACAAGTgtgtaaaatacatttctgttttgttgtgttgctTTCATATTTCCAGCTGTTTGCAGATCCCTGAATTATTCTGTGAATTTATGTTGAGGCCATAGTTTCCgtcaaaaacatatataaaaaaaataacatcaaagAATTTATCATGCAAACcaacatatttatttcataatatgatttttattgtttccttcgcagacagaaaaaaaggcagTCCAGTGTGTTTCACAGAAGAATATTcacaaaaaatatacataaataaataaatacaattaaataaataagtaaataaagactaaaaacacaaaaacagcagggacaaacaaacaaaacattttgaaagctACATTAacgttaaaaaataaaaacacaacagaagagACGCAAACTCATCTAAAAATTAATCTTTGATTATATTAAATTTAGTTGATTATTCAGGGGTGTGCCTTCTGAATACTCAAAACCCAGTGAGAAAGTGGTTTGAAATTAGGGCACACTTAATGTTTACTTGGCCCATACAAGAGTTAAAGAGAAGTAAATAACGCTTTCCATCAAAAGGATGGTCTGCAGTACGCTACACCGATGGAAATCCATTAGACTCAGCTGTGTAATCATCAACCCACGCTTTACAATGAAGTGTTTTAGTCATTCATGTTTTAAAGATTCATATCTCATTATTGAGATAGTATCACATACCAAGATAATTGTTGCAAAGAAATTATACTGTGAAATTTTCTAATCAGCTCAAATGGACACATCATTGCTCTgctataattaaattaaatgcacgtattaaatataatgtaattcAATTTCAGTTTAGTCCCCCAATATCCATTTTCCCACTTCTCCCCCGTTAGCTTTCAGGTTGTTAAAATCCACTTATTTCCCCCCGTCTTCATGTTTTTATGGCTGTACCAtcacatcaaatggaaatattctagATGTCTTGTacacttttttatttcatattcaaaTCTGGTATGTTTGGAAACTTTCCTCATGAAACTTTtagagtttatttatttaccagggacagtgcacattaatcaacatttcaGTTTCTACCTCAATGTAAATGTGCCAGAGTTAGCTAGAGAGCTCATTTTCGTCTGTAGTCCTTGGGCAGGTTATTACAAATTAGAAATATTATCAAAACAATGCTTCAGCAAGTACTACAGTACAACACAGTACAGCACAATACAATACGATATGATACAACACCATAAATACGTTTTGAATGTATTTGAATCATTTAGTTTGCATCTATTTTGCAGAGTTTTTCATCGACGGCCTGGGATCTCTCCACGTGGGCTcttgtgatgatgtcatcgtcAACCATGCCACCAAAATCAAACTCCCCTGGGTCAGCCAGTCAGAGAGCGACAAGACGTACGCCAAGTTCCGCTACCCGCCGGCCTCCTCCGACGCCACACACACGAAAAACGGCCTCCTGTTCTTCAAGAACCGATTCCAGTGTTTGACTCATAATtagctcctctcctcttgaTCCTGAGGgttcctctgctcctcctgagTTGCCAAAGAAGTTCTCTTCCACCATGTCCCGTCAGATaagatctcacacacacactttggttGGCCTTTTCTTGAAAACGAGAGGTTTCAGGCGCCATCGGAGCAGTTTTAGCATGTTCATTCTGTCAGTGCTAAAAAGTCCTCACACACAGTAAATAACCTGAAGCCAGATATGAAAGCCCAGGCTCTCTTAGTACAGAATCAGCTGTAGTAAAAAAGATATCATTGTTTATGCAGACccaattaaagcttcagtagggaaccattttttggcatcattgggcaaaaattccataataacctttcagtatattgtaattcaagtgttctgagagaaaactagacttctgtacctcctcatggctctgttttcaggctttaaaaaatctagcccgtgacgggagactttggccaatcacaggtcatttcagagagagagagcgttcctattggctgtgctccggctggtgggcggtgcttggtatttcctcaactgatctcaacatggctgccgggtcacaaactttctcattttacagctaaacagtacactacaagatgtttctgaaaacatttgaggtgagaaatagtcatcacagtaacagaatattgattcacatttgatcagcgctgcctagtttgaccgtttgattggagtttgcgagtgattgacagctgctcagagacgccAGGCTccggctcggctctgattggttgtttgtgaaatcttgtagatgccattaggagcaccggaggacacagaggcacatgattttttttcagattacctgtctcatgcactgtcaggatatagtgaccgttttataaaaataactttttttaatcatatttgctccaacctcgCCTACATCAGCATTAAATCCCAGCATCATCTTGATTAATTCAAATCATATCTGGCTTTACATCCTCGAGTTGATACAGATACCCAACAGGTAGCAGCTTCACAATCTGATTCACTTCATtgtcattctaagctaatgtgAGCAGAGGTACATGTGTCCTCCTTCAATTTGCACTATCCAAAAAAAGGACTAAGCTTGGAAAAGCAATAGTGGTGCCTGAGGAAGAGGACACTTCCCAGAAGGTGACAATCCTGTAGACACACAGCATACTGTAGGAATCCTTTCCACCAACGCCACATGAAGAAGACATTCAGATTAACTTTTCCACCTGGGGTTCCTGCGCTCCGGGACTGATCGACTGGTCGTGCCAAAGGTTTGGCAGCTGGCTTTTTATCTCTTTGTGTTATGGTTTTGCTACCACCCCATTACCCAGAATCCTATGTGAGCGATTAATCACGTCTGAGGAGGAGAAACTTTCAGTCCCATCACACGCTGATGTATGACAGTGAGAGTGATTGCATCTTTACATGCTGCCTAAAAGAAAAAGTTGAATGAACCAAAGTGcatgtttatttttcctcattatgagagaagacaggaggaaaacaaagagCACATTGAGACAGGATCGATGATGAATTAACATCTTGAAAGACAGAATGAGTCGTCAGAGCATGAGAGGAAAACTGAGTCAGACAAAGTCAATGAGACGAGGTGACACAAGGTGAGACGAGGCGAGACGTGAAGAAGAGAGGCTTGGAAATCCTGTTTTTATATCGACTTAAGACACACATGCCTGAAgtgatgatgttgttgttttataccATGGCCTTTAGACAACGCCCTTGTGTCACTCTTTTGTTTCCTAATGAGTCACATTAGTTTAAGTTATTTGTTTAGCAAAGAGGTGCCAGAGATTTAtcagctgatgttttttttgttttgtttttaaatctcaAGAAGAATATTTTAAAACTATTTTGTGTGATGTTTCTGTCCGTTATGGATTTTTCTTTTGTGACGTTAGCTCTGTGGACAGGAGTCAGATTAACGAAACTtcatcagtgacagtattatgAAAGGCTTTTGTGTAATTGTGTGTTCAGAAATTTGTCTCATTTTAGGATTTGTAACCGTCGACAGATCTATAGCTGAgctgaaaaccttttttttttttttttttttacagtgatatTTATTGTGTTAAAACAGAAATTAACTTGCCTGCTTCACCCACTGGTGTGAGTCGTCTGGTCACGGCATTATGagcatttctttatttatttcaaatgttGGCATATTAAAATGTCTGTGGAAACGCCTCTCTTTCATCGCCCTCATTGAAAGTCACAGTCTACATTATAAGTCTCCTTCAAGGCATCCCTATCCAGCTCCAAAAGTGTGAGACACTTATTATAACACAAAAATCTATTTAACCTTTTAAAAGCCATTTCATtgcagtgagaccattttttttaaacttgacctcactgtataaaatgatctgtggtgacctctaggataatcacagcctcatgaaactttacagccacaaactagagacctcgagcattcagaggatggatggctcaaactagagacctagagcattcagaggatggatggctcaaactagagacctcgagcattcagaggatggatggctcaaactagagacctagagcattcagaggatggatggctcaaactagagacctagagcattcagaggatggatggctcaaactagagacctcgagcattcagaggatggatggctcaaactagagacctagagcattcagaggatggatggctcaaactagagacctcgagcattcagaggatggatggctcaaactagagacctagagcattcagaggatgggtggatcaaactagagacctagaggattcagaggatggatggctttcctaggtagattgacaataagggggtttctgagcagttttcagaacagaagtgctcgccatccaatcgcagaaaacttaaattcttgcagaaatctccaaatgtcaaaagttttttgatatcaaatcacagcatggctttttctacggtgttcctcaacgtcttggtgtcttaatgtggtattttggagggattagcGATCATTTTTTATGAATTCTCAATAGGTCAAatttggttaaatttagcacagaATCTGTAATAAAtggtatcaacacaaaaattgctgcaacgacttgtgagacataatagatcatgggaatgaccatcacaaACTTATATCATACTGCTCTAAGACCTtatacattttcacaatttatttgaatcaattaattattcatgtttatttctgatttgtgactagaacaacttgacacacagtgctgagctgaatctcaaattaatctttaggttcccagctttcagatgatgtacaccacttctatgtgacatctactgttgagctgctatctccccctaaagaccccctgtacccccctaaaaaagacaacaacGGGCCTATGAAAAAGAGGGGTGGAGTGGAGGCCAGTGACGGTTATTTTGCTGTGAGACAACAGCTGTAACCACTGAGCCACCTTGATACActgtataatattttttttaaattcaaagaATATGAGActttaagaaaatataaattacagCATATTTACAAGAACTGCATAATATTCATGTTGCGCGGTGCACAGAAGGCATATTAAGTGTTTTGAGAGAGCAGACGCGTTGTAGAAGATGTTGGAGGACTTGTTAATGAAGGGCGTGTGCATGGAGAGTAAATACATATAGTGCGAGTCCCCGACCACACTAAAGTGCAGTGTAAATAGATAGTGAGCCTTCAGGACATGATTTGTCATACTGTACAATCACATGTCTCTTGGCACAATGATGCTCTGTGTGTTGTAGGGAAGTCTTTCATCTGGGCCGCCGACGTGCTGCAGGCCTTTTAAAAACCACATGGGAACACAGTGTCGTAGGCCAGACAGAAGATACACACAGGAAGTCTGATTGTTGGAGGTGTAGGAACTGGTGCCTTGTTCAAGTAGGGTCATATCATAAATCTGcctataaatacaaataatcatGATTTAAAATCAGGTACTTTATCAAATTGACAATGCCATTCACCAGTTCCAATAGAGGGCGCTGTTTACCAACAGGTTCTCCGTTAAGTTGAAATTGATCTGATTTAATgcaattttcaatacattttttaaataatgtgtcCAAGCCACTCTGACTTGTTTCCTTCAAATGAtacacactttttaaaatagaaaatcTACTGTATAAAGGCAGCTGAGGCTGAGAAAGCCAGGAGGATACCCTGTATATTATAATAAGGTAAGATGGGGCCTCTCACACAGATCATGGTGAGAAAAATTGACTTATAAGACTGACATTaaatcacaagaaaaaaaagatcagcaGGCTTCAGTCGCCTCACTGAAGTATCATGGGATGGGGGTTTAAGGAGAATCTTCTTgtttagaaaacattttcatGGTTTCCTGCAGTGACTTCTGCAGTAGCCACGTCACTGTAGAATTCTTATCTTCCAAAGTACACGTTTTCATGTgtctatttatatttacagcACAAGATGGATGCattactgaacaaaaaaaacacaacagagagacaaaagTGACCACAGAGAAATgccaaatgactacaaagacgtGAAATGTTGCACGactacaaaaaaaatgcaaaacaacaacaaagagaagcaaaactACAACGAGATGCAcaacgaccacaaagacacacaaaatgaccacaaaacgAATACAATGAAATGCTAAACGACCACTAAGAGACCCGAAAACGAACACTAAGAGaccaaatgaccacaaagagatgaaaaaagatgcaaaattttgcataaaattgcaaaaagaagcaaaacaacTAACAAGACACGAACAATTACTAcaaaaagaagcaaaacaaccacagtcTGGGTTTCTTGCTCCCATGTAGGAGGGTTGGGGGGGTATTTTACATGTCTATACCCAGCAGGGGCCCGTTGTCTCATCCGCTGATGActgggaaatgtttttttttgggggtggggggaaaTGATAATGACAAATATCTGAACAGCATTTCTCTTTAATTCTGTGTGTATCAGGACATCACAAGTCAAAGAGCTTTATTGATATGATGAGATTATTTACATTCAAGATGACAGTGACCGGTGAGCacctgttttacttttgttccctttttcctctttctgccTGATTAGGatgcattttgaaaatgtgtttctttcaGATACTAGTCTGACAATACTTGGGGTTAAAATAGCCCACCTAAGGGAAAACACAGCTATTTGCTAATCTGCAGGGAACGCACAGACGTACACGACTGCGTAGCGGGATTTGAGATTCTCATGGGGAATGAAATGGAATTGGTCCCTTGTGGAAATATTATGCATTACAAAAATAACCATCCATGAATTCTCAATGGAAAAGTAAGGAATTTATACATATACAATATGAAGTACAGTCTCTGCGGTGCTTCAAAACCATATTTTCACACATTACATCTCATCTGTTATCACAATCTGTAGACGTGTGTGTATTCataggaaacacacacacaatcaaacCAATATGATTATACAATATCAAATCCAGGTTAGCCTAAAGCATGGCGGCATTTGAAGGAAATGTGGAGGGAAATGCAGGAAAAAATGTGAAGAACGGAGACACCGAGACCTTGATGACAtgcacccgattcaactgttaccattaaataggcgttatcagtcactataagcaccatagacgtgggtcattaggggcctactacggtgtaaaagtgaaagtgaaacttaaaagcaacacattttgtgaaactacggacttccgcttctgctcctgtcgtaattactacggtcgctatgGGTCACTGTCGTGTTcgtttataccttcttttggtgatctaccatgtgaatagatgataaaacctacaaTGTGGGTGTAGCAGGGCTCTATTGACCTACATCTTTGGGGCTTaaagcgactgataacgcctatttaatggcctgataatgGGCTGTGAGTTCTGTACAGGAGTGAAACAAACGATGCTGACGAAAGCACCTTGACTCAGTCGAGGCGCTCCTACTCCAGAAAGGTAAAGTGAGTTCATTTGTCACCGCAGGTCGTCACTGCTTGCTCTCCTTCAGCTGATCCATATTGTGTGGTCGACCCTCATTTAATGTGGTCGCCTGGAAAGTGGCAGTCACACCCTGCGAGGAACAAAGCAACTAAATGAAATGCTTTTTTAATActtgtgtgttttaaatttGCAACGTCATATAGTACAAAGAACATTCCTAGACGATAAGATTACACTTCTTTAAACAGCTACagttaaggggagacaccccaaaaaacgtttttcatgcactgctcaattttgagatttgtgggttattttgcttccataacatgtcttctttcagactagtggaaagaaaacatccaaaatactgATCCAAGAACACAAGGAGGGCCAATAAGACAGATAAGCACGTCTAATATGTGACGAGCCATTTCCTCCTCTTGGTGGAAGTCTGAGTGAATAAGATAAAACAGCAGGTCAGTGGGTTTTTCCATAAACTGGATGACTGAGTGACATTGGCACAGATCAGGTCGACCTGGTTTATAAATCCACACAGAGGCAACAACAGGATATTTGACAAAGGCAACCAGAGAGTGATTTCCTCTCATCATCAGTGATCATGACAACAAGCTGCCTCATGCTGCTGACACAGAGATAACGGCTCTATCTGATACacccaatttaaaaaaaacagtgttaaTGATATTTATACTGTGCTCAATAAACACTTAACAGGCTAGTTATAATGTTTGTAATGGTCCTAACCTAACCTGATAAATCGCACAGCTGCACCATTCAATCAGTTGTACAGACAGAGGTTTAAAGTAAGGCTGCCCCCTCTGAGtggattagtcgactaatcggttgttttggtcttagtcgactgagattTCTCCAgtcattttttatacttttttcatgctgaatgacttattcccaagaaacttatgagcacatctctgacaAACacaagtggtgcttttgtgtgattctttgaggAGGAACTCAGTTTAACAGAtatgttgattaaatcaactaatctttATTGTTATAAAGATTATaaacatagtcaccgtgacgtcacctattggtttgcggactgacgttttgaagcctcgagtttggcattttggctgttgccatcttattgttatttgcaaccaaaagtgacacgagagggtggagctaagtacaaccgaacgctgaataagacaattttaggtgaccaaaatgttataataatattgatgaactgaaaacacactgtgaaagggttaaagttcgaagacgaaaacacggacaactcccagactggacaactccgtggtagcgacctgtcaatcacaaggtagccacgccctaaaagcataccctgctttatggtctatttgactctacatgggaccataatttactaaatgtacatcatgctgtattgaagaagacttgaaactagcgattgagaccataaactcatgtttacaatgtttactgaggtaataaatcaagttagaagtagggtcattttctcattgacttcaatacaaccagaggagtcgccccctgctggctattagaaaggatgcaagtttaaggcacttctgctttTCAGAGCAGGAGGTTGCTGTCTGTTGTGATGTTCCTACTTCTACTTATGAATCTGAATACACCTTTCACTACTGTGTGAAGTAAGACTGATGTACCTGCATGCTGTGCTGCCTGCAGGGTGGCAGGCCATTGGACGTCCGGCCGGCGTGTCTCACTTCTGAACACGAACCGAGCTGCTGGTGGGAGGGAAGTGGAGGCAGAGCTGCTTGAGGTGTTGCAGCACAGGGAGTAGAAAgcttgagagaaaaagagaaatcaaagaaagaggagaggtcAGAGAAGGAGAAACGTACTAATGTACACAAATGTGCCGAGGGAGCGCTGCTGCACACTCACCACCTTCAAGGCCGGGCTGTGGTGTGGTGGATGCAGAGAGGGCAGGGAGGTGTTGTAAGACAGCAGGCAGGGCTGATGGCGTCGGTCCATCGACGCAGAGGAGTGAGGTCGCAGGCCAGATGCTGACGCAGTCAGAGACTTTGCGTTCCTGCCCAGGCTGTTGCTTTCCCTGCGTTGGTACTCTATCGGAGACTGAAGGGCTACAGTGGACAGGAAGAGATGTCACATTGTTCAAACGCACCAAACTCTTAAATCTGTGGATTTATTGCAGAAACACTGAACTCTATTACCATTAAGGAAGTTCCTCTGAGTCTCTAAGATCTGGACCACGTCATCAAGCCAAGCCTGCTGTATTTCCGGAGATGACGCCTGCATGATGAAGCGTGTCACGCTGCTGTCAGTCCCGCGGGAGGTGAGGACCAGAGAGCATGGCTCAGTCTCAGAGTGCTCCTCCACGCCCAAACAGCTGACCTGAAGCACACAGGACACTTGTTAAccattaagaaaaacaaaaacaaagatgttttaaaaatgttttaaaacatACTCGCACCTTGATGCTGTTTTTAAAAGTGTACCCCGGCAAAGAGAAGCCCTTTTTCTTATCAATTGGCTCGCTGAAGATGACCAGCTGCTCAAACAGGAAGACCCTCCTCTCCTTCGGTCTGGACGGGAAACCGCTGCTTTCCTGCTCGCTGACAGAGAAAGTAtcctgctgcagcagcttcCCCTGAGCCGTGATTTTCCCctgaaacaatgacaaacattgtcaCAGGCCCATAATCACCCTGGATATGTGTTTCATCTGTGATGATGGACAGGAAATAGTCGGTATCTCACCTCAAAACCTTGGAGCCTGCCCACGTTCATCATATCATTACAGCGTTTTGGCACAAAACACATCACCTCCACCGCCCTCTGATGGAGGAAATTGGATGAGTAAGTGAAAGCACAATTTTGTGATATATAGACTCAGA
This portion of the Sebastes fasciatus isolate fSebFas1 chromosome 1, fSebFas1.pri, whole genome shotgun sequence genome encodes:
- the arhgef25b gene encoding rho guanine nucleotide exchange factor 25 isoform X2; translated protein: MCRSDRRQPPSLLSHSGTQPRPLEPHDNYTILPSGDTVWTNGPSSPAAPPTQPPCQCCLSDLLPGIDNQTLTQKSSINTLQGEGVDGCTVTDDSASQLSVTVDSEEERNGALEKSIYVLTELIETERLYVDDLGLIVQGYVGTMASQGVPEDLKGKDRIVFGNIHQIYDWHKSYFLGELEKCVGDPDSLAQLFIKHERRLHMYVVYCQNKPKSEHIVSEYIETYFEDVRQQLGHRLQLNDLLIKPVQRIMKYQLLLKDFLKYYSKAGRDVEELQRAVEVMCFVPKRCNDMMNVGRLQGFEGKITAQGKLLQQDTFSVSEQESSGFPSRPKERRVFLFEQLVIFSEPIDKKKGFSLPGYTFKNSIKVSCLGVEEHSETEPCSLVLTSRGTDSSVTRFIMQASSPEIQQAWLDDVVQILETQRNFLNALQSPIEYQRRESNSLGRNAKSLTASASGLRPHSSASMDRRHQPCLLSYNTSLPSLHPPHHSPALKVLSTPCAATPQAALPPLPSHQQLGSCSEVRHAGRTSNGLPPCRQHSMQGVTATFQATTLNEGRPHNMDQLKESKQ
- the b4galnt1b gene encoding LOW QUALITY PROTEIN: beta-1,4 N-acetylgalactosaminyltransferase 1 (The sequence of the model RefSeq protein was modified relative to this genomic sequence to represent the inferred CDS: inserted 2 bases in 1 codon), yielding MRSLRKTVLLAILASVVLVLALLHSWPXSAYTTVDVWQRPIVERHLEERLPELDHRLGNIPFHVRDSVASLLARNGCVCEGESGGVNLPFAQLLFPRVSAHPLHTAFEASELEEMKKRRAKEYQSFQKRSQTTADLLIIAEANNPLQYPTQGVEVRPMRTIIIPGLALHDLPRDHYSINITATMGTLNVAAEADGVKIKGDGEMHMTLSSSLLPNLNRQLQFVTYTNTLFHPSTADTVQFETEGHQASFSIKIRHGVTPKLYNTGSNGEYNVSALVTIATKTFLRYDKLQDLIDSVRRYYPTITIVIADDSENPKTISGPYIEHYIMPFGKGWFAGRNLAVSQVTTKYVLWVDDDFVFTASTKLEKLVDVLERTTLDLVGGAVREATGYTATYRQTISIESGEEDGDCLHMRRGFHHVIQGFPNCVVTDGVINFFLARTDKVQQVGFDPRLARVAHLEFFIDGLGSLHVGSCDDVIVNHATKIKLPWVSQSESDKTYAKFRYPPASSDATHTKNGLLFFKNRFQCLTHN